The window CCGCCACCCCAAAGTTTAGCGTTAGTGCGCGGGCGTGAATTTGACTTTTTCGGGCTTTGCATCAGCGATTAGCTTAATTTGTATTCGGCAAAAATAACGGGATTGCCCTACACTGCAAGCAATGTTTCTTACATCGCGCTATTTTCAAATTTGCACGCGGTGTTTTATCTTTGTTATTTACTTCACCAATCATTCGCTTTCTTAGCTGAAAGCGCGGGGCTGCGACTCTCCCGATGATTGATGAACAAACGACAAGCAGTCGCTGAATCGAGCGTTTGGGTAACCATGGTATCCTGCGTTTTGAACATAACGCAACCCTTCACGACGACGGCGGCTTCCGCCGTTGATTTACTAGCTTCTAGCTTTTTCAAACGCACACTTGGCTTCTTGCCAGCGCTCTTGTTATTGTCTTTCAAAAAATTTGAAACAGTCTGTCAAGCAAGGCTACTGTCTGAGACCCGAGAAAGGAAGCACAACATCATGTCTGAGATTCAACTTTTAACTGAACAAATTTCGCTTACGCTGCCTGATGGCTCGGTAAGACACTACCCGAAAGGCATCACAGGCAACGATGTTGCCAAGTCTATTGGCAAGAAACTCTATGAAGATGCGCTCGGTATCAAAGTCAATGGTAAGCTGCGCGATTTGAATTTGCCTATAGAAGAAGATGCCACTGTTGAAATTGTTACCTTCGACTCCGATGAAGGCAAAGAGCTATATTGGCACAGTTCAAGCCACCTGATGGCGCAAGCCATTGAGGAGCTTTTTCCGGGCACAAAATTCGGCGCTGGTCCTGCTATTGAAAACGGGTTCTACTACGATATTTCCTCGCCACATCGTTTCACTGAAGAAGATTTGCGCAAAATTGAAGAGCGCATGCTTGAGATTGCCCAGCGCGACCTTGTCATTACTCGTGAAGAACTTACACGCCAAGACGCCATTGAGTATTTCAAGACCAAACGCCTTGATCCCTACAAGGTTGAAATTCTTGAAGGCATCAGTGAGCCGATTGTCTCTATCTACCATCAAGGTGGCTTTACCGATCTTTGCACGGGTCCGCATCTGCCACGGACGTCTAAACTCAAAGCGGTGAAGCTGACGAGCATTTCTGCATCCTACTGGCGCGGCGACTCGAGCCGTGAGCAAATGCAACGCATCTACGGCATCTCATTTCCTTCGGAGAAACTCTTAAAGCAACACTTTGCGCAACTCGAAGAAGCCAAAAAGCGCGACCATCGCAAAATTGGTCAGGAAATGGAGCTCTTTCTTATCTCGCCCAAAGTTGGTAGCGGCTTGCCAATCTGGCTGCCCAAAGGCGCTATCATTCGACAGGAGCTCGAGAATTTTCTCAAAGATGAGCAGTTCAAGCGCGGCTATCAAGCCGTTTATACACCGCACATCGGTAGCATTGAGCTTTACAAGACTTCAGGGCATTATCCGTACTACAAAGACTCGCAATTTCCACCCATTACCTTCACCGATGAAACCGGCAAAGAAGAGCAATATCTTTTGAAACCCATGAACTGCCCGCATCATCATCAGATTTATAGTGCCAAGCCGCGCAGTTATCGCGATTTGCCTATTCGTCTTGCAGAGTTCGGCACCGTCTATCGCTATGAGCAGTCAGGTGAACTCAATGGGCTTACACGAGCGCGTGGTTTTACACAAGATGATTCGCATATCTATTGCCGTCAAGATCAGCTGCAAGATGAGATTTGCAATGTTATTGATCTGACGCAGATGGTTTTCTCTACGCTTGGTTTCAAGGATGTGCAGACGCGTCTTTCGTTTCGTGATAAATCCAACAAAGCTAAGTATGGCGGTAGCGATGAACTTTGGCAACAAGCTGAAAATGATGTGCGCGCCGCTGCTGAAAAAATGAAACTCAACTATTTCATTGGCATTGGTGAAGCCAGTTTTTACGGTCCCAAAATCGATTTTATTGTGCGCGATGCTATCGGACGCAAGTGGCAACTTGGCACCGTGCAAGTCGATTATGTGATGGCTGAGCGCTTCAAGCTCACTTACACAGGTAGCGATAACAAGGAGCATCGCCCTGTGATTATTCATCGTGCGCCATTTGGGTCTATGGAGCGCTTCATCGGGGTTTTGATCGAAAATTTCGCTGGCGATTTCCCCTTGTGGCTTGCCCCTGTCCAGGTTGCCGTGTTGCCTATCGTTGATGCGGTGAACGACTACGCTGCCGAAATTGCCGAACGGCTCAAAGCCGAGAAGATTCGTGCCGAACTTGACGAACGCAGCGAGAAAATTGGCAAAAAAATTCGCGATGCTGAAGTGAAAAAGATTCCATATATGTTCATCATTGGTGAAAAGGAAAAGGCAGGCAGCAGTGTCGCTGTGCGTCGACACAAGGAAGGCGACAAAGGCGCCATGCCGCTTACCGATGCCATCGCTATGCTGAAAGAGGAAATCCAAGCCAAACGATGAGTGCCTTGCAGAATATCTACGCCATGCAGTGGCTATCGCTTTCACAGCTGTGCTTGCCTGACCGATGCGCCGTTGATGGGAATTGAACAACCTGAAACTTTATCTTTGAACGAATGAGAGAAAATAAACGAGCACATCGCATCAATGAGGACATTCGGGTTCCCGAGGTGCGTGTCCTTTTTCCCGAAGGCGACCAGCGTGTGATGAAAACTGCAGAGGCATTGCGCGAAGCTAGAAAATTAGGCTTAGACCTCATTGAGATTCAGCCAAATGCGCAGCCGCCTGTCTGTCGCATCGCGGATTATGGCAAATTTCTCTACGAGATTGAAAAGAAAGAGAAAGAAGCCAAGAAAAAACCAAAACCTCTGAACTCAAAGAAGTGCGCTTCCACCCCAATACGGATAAGCACGACTTTGACTTCAAAGCGAAACACGCAGAAGAATTTTTACGCAAAGGCGATAAAGTGCGCGCCACAGTTGTCTTTCTCGGACGCGCTATTGTCTACAAGGAGCAGGGCTATCAACTTATTGATAGGCTCACCGAGCGCCTGAGCATTGTTGGCAAGCCTGAAGGACCACCGAAACTCGAGGGCAAAAATCTTTACATTTTCTATGTACCTGATAAGGCGAAGATTGAAGCGCTGGAACGCAAGTTGCAGAAAGAACGCGAAGAAGAGCAGCGGCTTTTAGAAGCTGAAAAAGCAGAGCGTCAGCGCAAAATGCAAGAATCGCAGCAAAAACGCGCCGAGCAAAACACCGAAAACACTGCATCGTCATCATAAATCCAAACCAATACAGACATGCCAAAAGTCAAAACTCACAGTTCAGCCAAGAAGCGGTTTAAAGTTACTGCGACTGGCAAAATTAAGCGCAAGCGCACGGGTATGCGCCACAATCTTTCGCAGAAGAGCACCAAGCGCAAGCGCAGGTTGCAGCAAGACACGCTTGTCTCGCCTGCTATGCATGATACTATTCAGCGCATGTTAGCAATATAATTTTTCAATAACCATAAACCACTGATTTCATACTATGCCAAGAGCAAAAAATGCTGTTGCTTCTCGCGCACGACGCAAACGCATCCTCAAAAAAGCCAAAGGATTTTGGGGCAAACGTGGCAATGTGCTGACGGTTGTCAAACATGCTGTCGATAAAGCCGCACAGTATCAATACCGTGATCGCAAAGTCAGAAAACGCAATTTCCGTGCCCTGTGGATCATGCGCATCAATGCAGCTGCACGTTTGCACGGCACCACTTACTCAAAACTCATTGCAGCCATGACCAAAAAGAATATCGCGATCAACCGCAAAGCCTTAGCAGAAATTGCCGTCAAAGATCCTGCAGCATTTGAAGCTGTTGTTAAAACTGCTTTAGCTTAATTTTTAGCGCAATGGATACGAAGACTGACACCAGCGAGCTACACAGCGCCATTGAACGCTTGCGCGCTGAAGTTGCTGCATTTGAGATCTGCGATAAAGCATCGCTCGAAGCCTATCGCCTCAAGTTCCTTGTCCGCAAAGGCAAGGTTGCCACACTCTTCGATGAGCTCAAGCATGTACCGCCTGAGCAGCGACCACATGTAGGCAAGTTGCTCAATGACCTCAAAGTTGCTGCAGAGTCAAAATTTGCGTCAGCCAAGGCAGCATTGGACGCCCACGACGTGCAACAAGCTCCCGCGCTCGATCTCACGCTGCCCGGACGTCGACGCTTTCTTGGCGCCGAGCACCCCGTCCAAAAAGTGCTCAGCGAAATGAAAGACATCTTCTTCAAAATGGGCTTTACGGAAGCTGTTGGACCTGAAATTGAGCGCGACGATTACAACTTTACCTTGCTCAATTTTCCAGATGATCATCCTGCGCGCGATATGCAGGACACGTTTTTCATTCGCAAAGGAGAAGGCGAAAATGTTGTGCTGCGCACGCATACTTCCCCCGTGCAGATTCGCACTATGCTCTCACAAAAACCGCCCATTCGCATCATTGCTCCTGGTAAGGTCTATCGCAATGAAGCTATCAGTGCGCGCAGTTACTGCGTCTTTCATCAACTCGAAGGACTCTATGTTGATAAGGGTGTAACCTTTGCCGACTTTAAAGCCACAATTTACTCCTTTGCCAAGCAGATGTTTGGCAGCGACGTCAAATTGCGTTTTCGACCGAGTTTCTTTCCCTTCACAGAGCCGTCTGCAGAAGTTGATGTTACCTGCTACCTCTGTGGCGGCAAAGGCTGCCGTGTTTGCAAGTATTCTGGCTGGCTTGAAATCATGGGCTGCGGCATGGTGCATCCAAATGTGCTGCGCAATTGCAACATCGATCCCGAGATTTACTCTGGCTACGCTTGGGGAATGGGCATTGAACGCACGACACTGTTGCGCTACAAAATTGATGATATTCGTTTGCTCTTTGAAAACGATTTGCGTATGCTCTCTCAATTTGAATCGCTATAAGTGATGAGCCAAGATACCCTTCAACTTCGTGAAAAAATTCGCAGCGTGATACGCTCAATTCCTGCACTGGCTCACTTTCAATTCCACGACTTTGAGTTCGTCTATGACCATCAGGAATCCATCCTGCATGTCGTCTTTGACGCTGAACAAGATGCTGACGATAGTGTTTTTCTTGAGGAATTTGGTGAAGCCGATGGCAACGTGCTTGTGCACACAGCACACGGGATTGTAGTAGGCTTTTCAATTCTTGACAGCGCCATTGGACGCTCGTCCTAGTCCAGTACGGTCAAGTTCGCAACTTTAATGATAAGTGTCTCGCAAGCCGTCCTAAAAAAAACTTTTGCCTTCGCCTCCTCACCGCTGCCCTGAAGCGCAATAATCTTGCCTGTGCCAAATTTATTGTGCTGCACCTTCATGCCTACAGCAAGTTTAGGCACACTTGGGTCTACTGCCTGCACCGTAGGCTTTACTGGCGTTTTTGTTTGTCTCTGCCAGTTCCGAGATTCTTGGAAGTCATCACACCTTTCAAGTTGACTGTATTGATCGCACTGAATGCGTTCTCGCTCTCTTTCATGGGCACGTACTTCGGAGAGGCGCTTATTAGCTTCAGTTTGCACAAGTTCGCCATCGAGTTCATCAATGAAGCGCGATTTAATGGCAGGCTGCGATGCCCCAGAGCGGTAGCGCGACTTTGCATAACTGACATAGAGTTTTTCTTTTGCCCGCGTGATAGCTACATAAAATAGCCGTCGTTCTTCTTCCAAATTTTTGGGTTCATCGGGGGAGAGCGGAAATAGCCGTTCCTCCAGCCCTGTTACAAACACGACTGGAAACTCTAAGCCTTTTGCAGCATGGATGGTCATCAGCGAGACCTTGTTGTCATCTTTGTCTTTATCTTCAAGTTCGTTGATAAGTGCGATATTTTGTAGAAATGTTTTAAGTGAGTTGTCGTCATTTTGCTCTGAGAATGTGCGTGCAAGTGAAAGGAATTCTTGCAGGTTGTCGTAGCGTGCATTGGTTTCAGCGGGGCCTTCCTCTTTGAGCCGCTCTAAGAGGCGCGTTTTTCATAAAGCGCACGCACGGTTTCGTACGCATCAGAGTTTTCAGCGATGTCTTTGAGCGATTCTATCAGCATACGAAACTCCGCAAGCGCCGCAATCAGACGCGCAGGTAAATCAGAATAAAACGCCGCGCGTTTGATTATATCGTAGAGCGAAGTCTGTTCTGCTTGAGCTAGTTGACGCAACTTTTGAATGCTGCTTTTACCGATGCCCCGCGTAGGCACATTGATAATGCGCTGCAGTGATTCTTCATCTTGTTCGTTGAGCAAAAACCGTAAGTAAGCTACTATATCTTTGATTTCTTTGCGCTTGTAGAATGAGACATTACCAAAGACTTGATAGGCAATGCCGTTTGCACGCAATGCATCTTCTAAGACGCGCGACTGCGCATTGGTGCGATAAAAAATCGCAATATCTTTATTTGAGATTCCACGCGTGAGTTTGAGGTTAAGAATGGCTTGTGCGACTTTGTCAGCTTCCTGTCGCTCATTTTCGCTAACCAACAGTGTGATAAGTTCACCTGTGGCGTTGCGCGTAAATAAGCGTTTTTCAAGTTGATGACGGTTGTGTTTGATTACGGCGTTCGCAGCGTTCAAGATAACTTGCGTGCTGCGGTAGTTTTCTTCGAGCCGCACAACCGTTACTCCAGGATAATCGCGTTCAAAATCAAGGATGTTGGAAATCTCTGCACCGCGCCACGAGTAAATTGATTGGGCATCATCACCGACTACGCAGATATTGCGATGTTTTTCTGCCAGCATCTTTGAGACGATATACTGCGCTCTATTGGTATCTTGGTATTCATCGATCATCAAGTATTTGAAGCGCGTTTGGTAGTGTTCAAGAATGTCTCGATGCTGCTGAAAAAGTTCAATGGTTTTGACGAGCAGATCATCAAAATCGAGAGCGTTATTGCGTTTGAGCCGTTCGGTGTAGCGTGTGTAAATGCGTGCAACTTGTTGCTCAGTAGACTTGAAGCGTGCAGATTTTTCCAAGTACTGATGCGGCAAAATGAACTTATTTTTTGCAGCACTGATGCGCGACTGCACCAACTGCGGCGAGAGAGATTGCACACTGATGCCAAGTTCGTCCATAATTTCTCTAATGATCCGCTGTGTATCGTCAGCATCGTAGATGGAGTAGTTTGAGCCAAAGCCCAGCAGCGGCGCATGCTGACGCAACAGTCGCGCAAAGTTGGAGTGAAATGTGCCAATCCAAAGCCCTTTCATGCTCTCAAGTTTGAGTAGTGCGCTAATGCGTTCTTTCATTTCATCAGCTGCACGGTTCGTAAAGGTCAGCGCCAAAATCTCTTGTGGATGCGCATAGCCCTTATTGATCAGATAAGCTAAGCGATAGGTAATCACGCGGGTTTTGCCGCTGCCTGCACCAGCGATAATCATCACTGGTCCTTGTGTTGTCTCGACAGCTTTTCGTTGTGCGGCGTTTAGCGAATCAAGTAGGTGTTCCAAGTCTCGTCTGTCAGTCTAATGGTGTGTGAAAGATTTTAATCAGTGTAAAGATAAAACTTTGCATTCAATTCAAACACAGCAGTGCAAACATCACTTGCACTGCACTTACCAGCTCACGAGCACGGGAGTGTATGTCGCGTAACATGATTATTAACCCAGTTGAACTCATTTGCAAAAAGCGCGATGGCACTGCGCTCACTGCCGACGAGATAAGCTATTTTTTTCGAGCGTATCTTAAAGGCAAAATCCCCGACTATCAAGTTGCTGCAATGTTGATGGCGATTTACTTTCGCGGACTTTCTGCTGATGAACTCTTCGCCCTCTGCGAGGTGATGATTCACAGCGGCAAGGTTGCCAATCTTTCCCAGATTCGTGCACCGAAAATCGACAAGCACTCGACGGGCGGCGTTGGCGACAAAACCTCGCTGATTCTTGCACCCGTTGTTGCCTCGCTTGGCGTTGCAGTGCCCATGATTTCAGGGCGCGGACTTGGACACACTGGTGGCACACTCGATAAACTTGAATCTATTCCGAATTTCAATGTATCGCTCTCACTTTCAAAATATCGCACGATGCTGCGCCAACACGGCTGCGCTTTGATTGGTCAAACTCCATCGCTTGCCCCTCTCGATAAGTTACTCTACGCGTTGCGCGATGTTACGGCAACAGTTGAATCGATTCCGCTCATTGCAGCAAGCATTATGTCCAAGAAAATTGCCTCTGGCTTAGATGGCTTAGTACTTGATGTGAAAACAGGCGCTGGAGCATTTATGAACGACCTTGCACGTTCACGCGAACTGGCAAACACACTTATTGCAATTGGACATCGCTATGGCAAGCGCGTCTCTGCTTTCATCACCGATATGAACGAACCGCTTGGATATGCTGTCGGAAATTGGCTCGAAGTCAAAGAGTGCATCGAGTGCTTGCAAGGGCGCCACATTCCTGACCTTTTGGAAGTTACGCTGGCACTCTCTGGCGAAATGTTGCGCCTAGGCGGCAAATGTCAGTCTCTGCAAGAAGGCATTGAACAGAGTCAGAGACAGTTGCACAACGGAAAGGCTTTTGAGAAGTTTCTCGAGATCTGCAAAGCACAAGGCGCCGATATTTCTTATCTGAAACATCCAGATAAATATCCCAAATCAAAATACCGTGAGGCAATCTGCGCACAACACAGCGGTTGGATAAAAACCATCAACGCGCTCGAGGTTGGTTTTTCTGCAACGCTCTTAGGCGCCAACCGCATCACGAAGGAAGATCGCGTTGAACCGAAGGCTGGCATTCTCTTTAGGAAAAAAGTCGGAGATAGTGTCAAATCAGGTGAAGTCATTGCCGAGATTTTTACAGACAAGAAGTCTGTCCTTGAGGCTGCAACCTCACGCTTAGCGCAGGCAATTGAGATTGACACCATGCCTATCCAGCCAGTCAAAAAAGTGTTAGAAGCTCTGTGTGATTGAGCATGCACGAAGATTGCAAAAGCCACAGGAATCTTTGTAAGTTGTCTCTTAACTTTCAATAGTTACACACACAGTAAAGGAGAGCCCATGATGATAAAGCAGATTTTGTGGTGCGCAATGACGATACTTTTAGCAGTGCATACGCTTGCTGCTAGAGATATAAATGTCTCAAATGTGCAGTTGCATCTTTCTTCCACGTCCAGTGAAAGTTACTACGCCACCGTTTCATGCGATATCTCGTGGAAAAATTCGTGGCGCGATGATGTAAATTGGGATGCGGCGTGGGTGTTTGTGAAGTATCAAACAAATGAGGGCATTTGGAAACATGCCACGCTTTCGACAACTCCAAGTGACTTTGTGTTGCCCGATGGTTTCATGCTAACCCCTTCACCAGATGGTAAAGGCATCTTCATCTTTCGTGCTGAACAAGGCAAAGGTGATGTGCATCTGAAAGGTGTGCACCTGCGCTGGCTCTATCGTCTTGATGGTATGGTCGTGCAGCCCAATTCTGCAGTGCGCGTCTTTGCCTTAGAGATGGTCTATGTGCCAGAAGGCGCCTTTCAACTCGGTGATGGCACACTGTTCAATGTAACAGGACATTTTACCGACCCCTTTCAAACGGTTTCGCGTACGAATCCTGAGCGCAAGGTCATGACATTCAGAGGCATTACACCTGCACCGTCACGACCCGAATTTCGAGAATCGTTGGTCTTGACCTCATCAGGTGTGAAGGATGTCTCCAAAGAAGAGACACGTGAGATCAGTCGCCCTGCACGCATTGAGAGCGAGCGTGAAATTCTTTTTGGCAATTCCACTGCGGACAACTTCGGCAACAGTCAAGGTAAAGGCATGCTGCTCAGCGATGATGTGCCGCGCGCATACCCCAGTGTTGCCATTTCTGAACACTTTCCGAAAGGCTTTGCAGCTTTTTACTGCATGAAGTATGAAATCAGTCAAGGCGAATATGCAGCTTTTCTCAACACACTCACGGATATCCAAGCCGCCAATCTTGCGCCTGAAGGGAGCGCCGAACATCGCTATACGATTCGTGCAGAGAACTTCAAGTTTACAGCCGCACACCCTGAGCGCGCATGCAACTACTTAGATTGGGGACGTGGTGCGGCATTTTTGGACTGGGCAGCGCTGCGTCCGATGACTGAATTGGAGTACGAAAAAGCCGCACGTGGTACGCGCACGGCTGCAGCTGGCGAATACGCTTGGGGCAAAGAGTCACCAATCCCTGTCGAGGATATCATAATAGATGAACACGGTCGTGAGCACATTCTACCTGAGCACGCTAACTGCAACTTCGGTATGAAGACTTTTTCAGATGGCTCTAAAGGCGCTTTGCCTTGCGGCTTTGCTGAACAGGGTAATCTCGGTCGCAAGGAACGCGGCGCCAGTTACTACGGCATTGCTGAACTTTCTGGTAACTTGTGGGAACAGTGCATTACAGTCGGCGACCCACAAGGTCGACGCTACAGCGCCTTGCACGGCGACGGAGAATTAGATTATGATGGCAGTGCGAACGTCGAGCGCTGGGCAACTGGCATCAATGGCATGGGCTATCGCGGCGGAAGTTGGAGCAATCAGTCATTTCGGCTACGCATCTCCGATCGGCAAGTTGCTGTGGGCGGGGCAGTAGCCAATACAACCGTTACGGCTGCAGCGTTAGGCTTTCGTGGTGTGCGCACCGCATCACCAATCAAGTAGTTAGTTACTTTTGTCTATGCAGAGCGTTCCAACCCTATCGGATATCCGTGCTGCTGCTGCTCGCATTGCACAGTATGCACACCGCACACCAGTGCTTACCAGTGAGAGCCTTAATCAGATGGTTGGCGCATCGCTTTTCTTCAAGTGTGAGAATTTTCAGAAAGTCGGTGCATTCAAATTTCGTGGGGCATGCAATGCAGTCTTTTCGCTCTCCGATGCTGATGCAGCGCGTGGCGTGGCCACACACTCTTCTGGCAATCATGCCGCAGCACTTGCTTTGGCAGCGCGCCTACGTGGCATTTCTGCCACAATTGTCATGCCGCATACCGCTCCACATATCAAAAAAATTGCCGTCGCAGGCTATGGCGGACGCATTATCTTCTCTGAACCTACACTCAAAGCGCGTGAAGAGACACTTGCAACTGAAGTCGAGAAAAGCGGCGCCACGCTTATTCATCCCTACAACGACTATCGTGTTATTGCAGGACAAGCTACTGCTGCACTTGAACTGCTCGAAGACATCGCAAATCTTGACCTTGTGCTGGCTCCCGTAGGCGGCGGTGGCTTAATCTCTGGCACTGCACTTGCCGTAACTTCACTTTCACCCCGCACCAAAGTTATTGCTGTAGAACCCGCAGGCGCTGACGATGCGTACCGCTCCATCAAAGAAGGTCGAATCGTACCCTCTATCAACCCTAAGACCATCGCTGACGGATTGCTGACTTCGCTTGGCGATAAAACCTTCCCAATTATCCGCGAAAAAGTTGCTGAAATTGTAACGGTTGCTGAAGACAGCATCGTGCAAGCGATGCGCTATATCTGGGAGCGCATGAAAATTATCATAGAGCCCTCATGTGCTGTACCTTTTGCCGCTTTACTCGAAGGCAAGATGAACATCAGTGGCAAACGCGTCGGTATCATACTCACCGGTGGCAATGTGGATTTGGATCGCTTGCCTTGGCAGCGTGATTAAACGTCTTCACCACTTGTGCTATTTTTCTGAACGGTTAGATTAACTAACTTTGTTTTTATTCTATCTTCAAATTTGAACCTTCAGGGAGTATGAAGCACGCATCTGAACTTGTCGAAGGCATTGAAATGCTGGCAAAACCGCAATTAGACCCATCTACACGGCTGCAAGAGCGCCGCAAAATTTATGCGGCTCTCGAGGACCGCGACACCACGATTATGGTCGATGACGATGATCCATTAGAATCCAAGATGGTGCTCAACATGGGACCTTCGCACCCCGCCACGCATGGGGTTTTGCGCGTTGCCTTGAAGCTGGATGGCGAGACTGTCGTTGCTGCTGTGCCTGAGCTCGGCTACCTGCACCGTGCTATGGAAAAACTTGCAGAAAACAAGACCTATCACGAGTGGATGCCTTATACAGACCGGCTCGACTACATGTCGCCATACTCAAACAACACAGCCCTCTGTCTTGCTGTCGAGAAATTAGGCGATTTCAAAGTACCAGAGCGTGCACAATACATTCGCACGATTGCCTGCGAACTTGCGCGCATTTCTTCACACCTGCTCTCCATTGGATCGATGCTCATGGATAGCGGCGCGGTTACAATGTTTCTCTACACCTTCGAGGAGCGTGAGCATATCTATAACATCTTCGATTTGCTCACAGGTGCGCGTTTTACTATCTCGCACTGCCGCATTGGTGGTGTTGCTAGCGATATCTCGCACGAGTGTGTTTCCTACATCAAAGATTGGCTACCTGCATTTAAGCGCAAAGTTGCAGAATGGCGCAAATTGATGGAACGCAATCGCATTTTCATTGAACGTGTTGAAGGCGTTGGTTATATCTCTAAACAAGATGCAATTGATTTAGGTCTGACAGGTCCTAACCTGCGCGCTTCAGGCGTGAATTATGACATTCGGCGCGCTGAGCCTTACATGATTTACGACCGTTTTGAGTTTGAGGTCCCTGTTTTGGAGAATGGCGATTGCTTTGCGCGCTATCAACTGCGGATGATGGAAATACAAGAGAGCGTAAAAATTATTGAGCAAGC of the [Chlorobium] sp. 445 genome contains:
- a CDS encoding threonine--tRNA ligase is translated as MSEIQLLTEQISLTLPDGSVRHYPKGITGNDVAKSIGKKLYEDALGIKVNGKLRDLNLPIEEDATVEIVTFDSDEGKELYWHSSSHLMAQAIEELFPGTKFGAGPAIENGFYYDISSPHRFTEEDLRKIEERMLEIAQRDLVITREELTRQDAIEYFKTKRLDPYKVEILEGISEPIVSIYHQGGFTDLCTGPHLPRTSKLKAVKLTSISASYWRGDSSREQMQRIYGISFPSEKLLKQHFAQLEEAKKRDHRKIGQEMELFLISPKVGSGLPIWLPKGAIIRQELENFLKDEQFKRGYQAVYTPHIGSIELYKTSGHYPYYKDSQFPPITFTDETGKEEQYLLKPMNCPHHHQIYSAKPRSYRDLPIRLAEFGTVYRYEQSGELNGLTRARGFTQDDSHIYCRQDQLQDEICNVIDLTQMVFSTLGFKDVQTRLSFRDKSNKAKYGGSDELWQQAENDVRAAAEKMKLNYFIGIGEASFYGPKIDFIVRDAIGRKWQLGTVQVDYVMAERFKLTYTGSDNKEHRPVIIHRAPFGSMERFIGVLIENFAGDFPLWLAPVQVAVLPIVDAVNDYAAEIAERLKAEKIRAELDERSEKIGKKIRDAEVKKIPYMFIIGEKEKAGSSVAVRRHKEGDKGAMPLTDAIAMLKEEIQAKR
- a CDS encoding 50S ribosomal protein L35, which encodes MPKVKTHSSAKKRFKVTATGKIKRKRTGMRHNLSQKSTKRKRRLQQDTLVSPAMHDTIQRMLAI
- a CDS encoding 50S ribosomal protein L20 — protein: MPRAKNAVASRARRKRILKKAKGFWGKRGNVLTVVKHAVDKAAQYQYRDRKVRKRNFRALWIMRINAAARLHGTTYSKLIAAMTKKNIAINRKALAEIAVKDPAAFEAVVKTALA
- a CDS encoding phenylalanine--tRNA ligase subunit alpha, translated to MDTKTDTSELHSAIERLRAEVAAFEICDKASLEAYRLKFLVRKGKVATLFDELKHVPPEQRPHVGKLLNDLKVAAESKFASAKAALDAHDVQQAPALDLTLPGRRRFLGAEHPVQKVLSEMKDIFFKMGFTEAVGPEIERDDYNFTLLNFPDDHPARDMQDTFFIRKGEGENVVLRTHTSPVQIRTMLSQKPPIRIIAPGKVYRNEAISARSYCVFHQLEGLYVDKGVTFADFKATIYSFAKQMFGSDVKLRFRPSFFPFTEPSAEVDVTCYLCGGKGCRVCKYSGWLEIMGCGMVHPNVLRNCNIDPEIYSGYAWGMGIERTTLLRYKIDDIRLLFENDLRMLSQFESL
- a CDS encoding thymidine phosphorylase, yielding MNPVELICKKRDGTALTADEISYFFRAYLKGKIPDYQVAAMLMAIYFRGLSADELFALCEVMIHSGKVANLSQIRAPKIDKHSTGGVGDKTSLILAPVVASLGVAVPMISGRGLGHTGGTLDKLESIPNFNVSLSLSKYRTMLRQHGCALIGQTPSLAPLDKLLYALRDVTATVESIPLIAASIMSKKIASGLDGLVLDVKTGAGAFMNDLARSRELANTLIAIGHRYGKRVSAFITDMNEPLGYAVGNWLEVKECIECLQGRHIPDLLEVTLALSGEMLRLGGKCQSLQEGIEQSQRQLHNGKAFEKFLEICKAQGADISYLKHPDKYPKSKYREAICAQHSGWIKTINALEVGFSATLLGANRITKEDRVEPKAGILFRKKVGDSVKSGEVIAEIFTDKKSVLEAATSRLAQAIEIDTMPIQPVKKVLEALCD
- a CDS encoding serine dehydratase, with amino-acid sequence MQSVPTLSDIRAAAARIAQYAHRTPVLTSESLNQMVGASLFFKCENFQKVGAFKFRGACNAVFSLSDADAARGVATHSSGNHAAALALAARLRGISATIVMPHTAPHIKKIAVAGYGGRIIFSEPTLKAREETLATEVEKSGATLIHPYNDYRVIAGQATAALELLEDIANLDLVLAPVGGGGLISGTALAVTSLSPRTKVIAVEPAGADDAYRSIKEGRIVPSINPKTIADGLLTSLGDKTFPIIREKVAEIVTVAEDSIVQAMRYIWERMKIIIEPSCAVPFAALLEGKMNISGKRVGIILTGGNVDLDRLPWQRD
- a CDS encoding NADH-quinone oxidoreductase subunit D (Catalyzes the transfer of electrons from NADH to quinone), yielding MKHASELVEGIEMLAKPQLDPSTRLQERRKIYAALEDRDTTIMVDDDDPLESKMVLNMGPSHPATHGVLRVALKLDGETVVAAVPELGYLHRAMEKLAENKTYHEWMPYTDRLDYMSPYSNNTALCLAVEKLGDFKVPERAQYIRTIACELARISSHLLSIGSMLMDSGAVTMFLYTFEEREHIYNIFDLLTGARFTISHCRIGGVASDISHECVSYIKDWLPAFKRKVAEWRKLMERNRIFIERVEGVGYISKQDAIDLGLTGPNLRASGVNYDIRRAEPYMIYDRFEFEVPVLENGDCFARYQLRMMEIQESVKIIEQALRQLPRGDVRIDNAKQAYPWKGEIYHSMEALIHDFMITHEGLQLPKGEIYHAIEAPKGELGFYIQSDGSGYPWRLKIRSPSFCNLQALPHLIEGGLLADVVVVIGSIDPVMGEADK